A genomic segment from Spongiibacter sp. IMCC21906 encodes:
- the truB gene encoding tRNA pseudouridine(55) synthase TruB: protein MGRRRKGRDISGILLLNKPAGRTSNSAMVVCRAIYNAAKAGHTGALDPLATGVLPVCFGEATKFSQFLLDADKAYRSRFIFGQNTDTADADGEVVSEADASQLTKEALEAAIDTFRGDIEQVPPMYSALKKDGRPLYELARKGIEVERAPRPVTIRRFELESFRPGALAEAVVEVHCSKGTYIRSLAVDLGEVFACGGHVAELHRIKAGPFDESGTVTMDTLQALRDVEDFDGLDALLIPVERALEHIPALHLVESCAYYLRLGQAVFVANAPTEGTVTLFDEHGQFMGIGEILDDGRVKPRRLIANM, encoded by the coding sequence GTGGGACGGCGACGCAAAGGCCGCGATATCAGCGGCATTCTTTTATTAAACAAACCCGCTGGCCGAACCTCTAATTCGGCCATGGTGGTTTGTCGTGCCATTTATAATGCCGCCAAGGCGGGGCATACCGGCGCTCTTGATCCTTTGGCCACGGGTGTTTTGCCCGTCTGTTTTGGCGAAGCTACCAAATTTTCCCAATTTCTTCTCGATGCCGATAAGGCTTATCGCAGCCGGTTTATCTTTGGTCAAAACACCGACACTGCCGATGCCGATGGTGAGGTGGTGAGTGAGGCTGATGCCTCACAACTGACGAAAGAGGCACTTGAAGCAGCTATCGATACTTTTCGTGGCGATATTGAACAAGTGCCCCCCATGTACTCGGCACTCAAAAAAGATGGTCGCCCCTTGTACGAGCTGGCCCGCAAGGGTATTGAGGTTGAGCGGGCACCTCGCCCTGTGACGATTCGCCGTTTTGAGCTTGAATCGTTTCGGCCCGGTGCCCTGGCTGAAGCCGTCGTCGAGGTGCATTGCAGCAAAGGCACGTATATTCGCTCCTTAGCGGTGGATCTGGGAGAGGTGTTTGCTTGCGGTGGTCATGTTGCCGAGCTGCACCGAATTAAAGCGGGGCCCTTTGACGAGTCTGGGACTGTCACCATGGACACCTTACAGGCGTTGCGCGATGTGGAAGATTTTGACGGTTTAGATGCCTTGTTGATTCCTGTCGAGCGCGCCCTTGAGCATATTCCTGCGCTGCACCTTGTCGAGTCTTGCGCGTATTACCTCCGCTTAGGTCAAGCGGTATTTGTGGCCAACGCGCCTACCGAGGGAACGGTGACTTTATTTGATGAACACGGCCAATTTATGGGAATTGGAGAAATTTTAGACGATGGTCGCGTAAAACCTCGTCGTTTGATTGCAAATATGTGA
- the rbfA gene encoding 30S ribosome-binding factor RbfA — MKEFSRTDRIADFLKRELGSLIQLQIRDPRVGMVSVTDAEVSRDLSHAKVYVTVMGKDSAEEAKESLAVLNKAAGFLRSKVAKSNNARTTPQLRFYYDSSIDRGQRLSKLIQDAVESDRSRQQDDE, encoded by the coding sequence GTGAAAGAGTTTAGCCGTACGGACCGGATTGCCGATTTTCTGAAGCGAGAGCTGGGAAGCTTAATCCAGCTCCAGATCAGAGACCCGCGCGTGGGCATGGTGAGCGTGACTGACGCAGAAGTCAGTCGCGACCTCAGTCATGCCAAGGTGTATGTCACGGTAATGGGTAAGGATAGCGCCGAAGAAGCGAAAGAATCCCTGGCGGTACTGAACAAGGCCGCCGGGTTTTTACGCAGCAAAGTGGCTAAGTCCAATAATGCACGAACCACTCCGCAATTGCGTTTTTACTACGATAGCAGCATTGATCGTGGTCAACGTCTGAGCAAGCTTATTCAAGATGCTGTTGAGTCTGACCGTAGTCGTCAACAAGACGACGAGTAA